The following proteins come from a genomic window of Paenibacillus spongiae:
- a CDS encoding DUF1328 domain-containing protein, producing MLRWAAIFFIIAIVAAVFGFGGIVGAAAGIAKILFFVFLILFIVSLITGRRDSSL from the coding sequence ATGTTACGATGGGCAGCTATTTTCTTTATTATCGCCATTGTTGCAGCTGTATTCGGGTTCGGAGGCATTGTTGGCGCAGCCGCGGGCATCGCCAAAATTCTGTTCTTCGTGTTCTTGATTCTGTTCATCGTCTCTCTTATTACAGGACGCCGAGACTCATCCTTATAA
- a CDS encoding DUF948 domain-containing protein: protein MLFEIAMLIIGLSVAALVVFLIQTLKKMQTSLDAATRTMTEVQQVVQTVKGDVGEIVNSAKRIADQAEGKLTAIDPLVETVRETGEVLHEVASVAHNFSSLWTDRLKRRAEAAAAKQQAKDAREQAASASMQAYAADDMPEIGMGAGHDRLQVPHHNTVEPEHAGKTGFSPSWLDWMETGVRVARVIANQR from the coding sequence ATGTTGTTTGAAATAGCGATGCTTATCATTGGATTATCCGTAGCCGCGTTAGTCGTATTCCTGATCCAGACGCTCAAGAAGATGCAAACCTCGCTCGACGCAGCAACCCGAACGATGACCGAGGTGCAGCAGGTGGTGCAAACGGTGAAAGGCGATGTCGGGGAAATCGTCAACAGCGCCAAACGCATCGCCGATCAAGCCGAAGGGAAGCTGACGGCAATCGACCCGCTCGTGGAGACCGTTCGCGAAACAGGCGAGGTGTTGCATGAAGTCGCCAGCGTCGCGCATAACTTCTCTTCGCTTTGGACCGATCGGCTGAAGCGCCGCGCGGAAGCGGCTGCCGCGAAGCAGCAGGCGAAGGATGCGCGTGAACAAGCGGCTTCCGCAAGCATGCAAGCTTACGCAGCAGACGATATGCCGGAGATCGGCATGGGTGCGGGTCATGACCGCTTGCAAGTTCCGCATCACAATACCGTAGAACCGGAGCACGCGGGTAAGACTGGCTTTTCTCCGTCTTGGCTCGATTGGATGGAGACCGGCGTGAGAGTGGCGCGCGTAATTGCGAATCAGCGCTAG